A region of the Pempheris klunzingeri isolate RE-2024b chromosome 21, fPemKlu1.hap1, whole genome shotgun sequence genome:
TGCACATCAGCTTTCCTTCCTGGTCTTTGGACACGATACCTGGACGCACCTCGATCTCCTGACCCACctggaggaacacacacacacacacacacacacacaccttcagtgGTAGATAACTGCGTAACGGCTGTTTAACCATTACAACAGTTCCCAAACTGACTCTTTTACTGTCAGGGTGTGTTGTAGGAGGCAAACCCATAAAACTAAGATCCATACAAATGGAGACAGTGAAGACGCATCTGCACCGTCGGATTCTAACCTTTATAGGATTTATGTACAAGTTACTGTCTGCAGTAAGCAGCTCAGGGGGTGTGAACCTTTGGGAAGGTCACGACTCAGAAACAATCCAAATCGATTCTTGGCTGAATGAGCAGCCAAGAATCGGGGCCCTTACTTTCAGTCTCTTGCTCCATTAGTCTGTGTGCCAAACCAGGCACTGTACCTCATCCCGTCACTGCCACAGTTTAATATTTATTCCCACTGAAGCTGAACATGCATGACGACACTTCACAGGAACAAGTCTCACCTTGAGCACCCCCTTCAGGATACTTCCTCCCGCCACGCCTCCTTTCAAGTCGTCGACCTCACAGCCGGGCTTGTTCACGTCAAAAGACCTGATGACTGCAGCACACGAGGCATTCATTTGGTTTCACAGCAGAAAATCAAAAGCAAACAATGCAAATGTAACGAGCACGGGTAAATAACCGTGATACATGTTCTTACCGATGAGTCTGGGCTCGGAGGTGAAGTCTCTGACGGGCACTGGGATCTTTTTAACGATGTACTCACAAACCACCTCAATGTTGTACTTCAGCTGTGCCGAGATGGGAATGATGGGGGCGCCCTCTGCCACTGTGCCTGCAGGAGAAACATTTCACACAGCATCAGCTCACAGTAGGGCTGCACCATATTGGAAATCACATTGTGATCTCTCCGTTTTCTGCGATATACGATgtgaaaaaatacaagaaaactGCACCAGATACATGCGTTTGATGTCAAAACATATCAGCTTGACTGTGTTTCTGCTACGAACGACGTGCATTTCAAGTAAAAATCAGTCAAGATGCACCTGAGCTACGTTGCTCACGACGGCTTTGAGGCTGCGCTAACgtgttaacacacacaaaccgaAAAGGTTTCTGTGAGGGAAGCTTTATGTGACCTTTTTCTTGTGAGGAAAACTTAATTGGGTTTTGAAAGAACCCCTGATGGACCCAGTTCTTTAGCGTGGAGGCTCATGCTGACCCACCCTGCACGAAGGCGAGGATCTGCTCGTACTGCTCTTTGGCCTGGCTCTCCTTCACCAGGTCGATCTTGTTCTGCAGGATGAGGATGTGCTTCAGCTTCATGATCTCTATGGCCGCCAGGTGCTCCGACGTCTGAGGCTGAGGACACGACTCGTTACCCGCTGTCAGACAGACACGaccacaaaatacaaaattagaAAATTTAAAAGAGGCTGGGTGTTAATGACAAATCAAGCTGATGTTAGGAGACTTACCAATAAGCAGGAGGGCTGCATCCATGACAGCAGCTCCGTTCAACATGGTTGCCATCAAGATGTCGTGACCAGGACAGTCAACAAAGGACACGTGTctgggagagagaagaaacagtcCCACTGGAGTGTGAAATAACAGCATGAGGAGTTTAATAGCTGAATCTCTAGATTGAAAAGCTTCAGTCTGTGCCTTTAGGACGTGACCGCCCTCACTCCTCGGGCTTACCTGACCAGTTTGAAGCTGCCCTTGGTGCCAGGGATGTCTGAGAGAAACTCATCAGGTGTGCTGCTGCCACACGACCTGTAGCACTCCGGCCGGGGACAGCTGGGGTCATCCAGCTTGTAGAcctgcaaaaacacagaaaggtcACTTTTAATGCACTCCATCGCAGCACAGTGGTGGATAAAAGGGTTTtccaaagagaaaaatattgaGATCTGATGCAAGATTTATACATTTAGTATGAAACAATGAacagacatttcaaaatgtcaatgTGAGTGATTCATTGAGCTTAATGGCTCACTGAGAAGTCATTTTCTATCccattaaatataatataatataagaaaatcatttctttttaattatgcAATGTGCATGCATGAGAAACTGATCCTGTACTAATTTAGGGgttgtaaaatgtcagaatagGCAAAATTCCCAATGATACAGGCATTTCCTTTCAAAATTAAAGCACAGGCAGAGGTCAGGTAGACAAGAGCAGCTCAGGTTACCCACGTACCTTAGCGTTAGCATATCCTAGCTTGATGGTGATGTTCCTCTCCAGCTCGTTCTTGAACCGGACGGTGTGAACACCAGAAATGGCCTTCACTACTGTGGACTTTCCGTGGGCCACATGGCCGATGGTGCCTgtgagagaaggagacaggCGTCAGAACATGTCCAACCTTCAACTGATCTCTTTATTCCTGATTCCCATACCAATATTGATGGTGGCCTGTCTGCTGATGATCTCTGGGGAGAGAGGCGTCAGGGTAGACACATCCTGCCAAGAGAACAACTCACATTAGACTCatcacactgacaaacaacacAGAATATGACAGGTTTTCACAGCGCTCGCTCCCTCTCTTTAATCCCAGAGGTGAATAGAAACAAAGGGAGTTGGCaaagtcacagacacacaaacactgctggcATTTTCTGTTAGTATATCATGTTTGGGACAAAGATTCAGTATCACTCAGTACTACCTGACTTAGGCTCAATATAACTTAGTATAGTAATAGAATATAGCATATAAATGAGTAAAATAAGGAGGCATGTCGTCTCTGTGTCTATCATTAATTTGTTTCTACTGATTATAAACATCTTAAACACCACCACTCATCAATATCCACatatttcacacactgaccGCATAAACTGTTGAtgtaaaacagctgaaaaccTCCAAAAAGAGGGATTATTCTGCTCCACATTCCTGCTGCCGCGACCGTTACGAACTCCATTCACATTTTAATAGATTTTACTTCAACGTAGCAGAGGATGCTAACGTTATGATTAAACATAACTAAGCAGATATTATTGGCGTGTAACAAAGCCGGAGACAACTACGGCGCTGAAGACACATGTGATGAATTAATATGTGTTGGTATCGTGTTGAAATGCTGATAAAATTAACAGTAATCTTTGTTTAGCAGTGAAGCGGGTGTCTTAGCTCTCCGCCCCGCCGGGCCTGCCGTCATGTGCCGGGTGGTGGCGGCGCAGCACCGGAGACCGTTAACGTGGGCATTTTTCACCGTCAGTGTCACCGTTTAGGCTTCACGGCGGGCCGTTAGCCACCGACATAAAACTAGAAAGCTGTAAAGTCCGTTAGAAAAACACTTACCAGAGAACTAAGGTCTTGTCTGGCCAGATGAGGCTGACCAAGCGTTGTACCAGACTCGTCACCCGCCATCTTGAATGAAAAGGGAATGAAGGTGGCTGCGGCGAACGCCTGATCAACCGATAACAGCGCCGTTTCTCTTTTCCAACCGTCAGTTGTAGCATTAAAGGGCTGTTTCCGTTCTTAAGTGTTTCGAGAAAATCGCACGTGTTTAGACCAAGACGTCGgccatgtttatttattttcgcTGACGGAAGACAAAGTTGGCAACTCGTGTGATTCTTCCCGTTGAAAGAAACGGGGTCCTTTCACAACGGCTGATGCAATTTATTTCTGActgtaaaacactttttatGGAACAaccacaaactgctgctgtttatatTCCGTCTACAATCGTTTATCACCGAACGGGACACAAGTTTTGACTATATTTCCCCTGCTCTAAAAAGTAAAGACGTATATTCTTATTCATGTGTCGGGTCCGTCGTTGTCTAGTGACGTCGACAAAAGGCTTTTTGTAGTCCTGTTATGTAGTTTGTAGTTCTTTGTTAAAGCCTGGCGCATTGGGCAGCCTGTACCCAGGTTTGCTGTTGTGTCAAGTGGGAACTAACCAAAATCTGCACCttttaaacacaacatcaaCTGATACAGTCTAATAAATGCTGACttatatattttacagtttaaaatatGTTTATGCACATGCTGTTATATCCAACCACCTCATGCATATAAAGTAACCTGTTACATAAATCATTCCTTATTTATTCCAGCACATTGCACTgttgtcttcttcttcacaaattctgttgttttttaatctaTAGGTCCTCACTAATATATAAATACTCTGGCTGATGTGGGTCTCTAAGCGCCACTGAACCACCTTGAGCCTCAgtgaaaatatatgaatagataataataatctcaTGTTTGATGGTCTGTTGTGGAGAATTTAAAGTTGTGCTGCATATGTGTAATATTAAAGCAACATTTCGTAAGTATTTGACCTTAAATAACAGCTTCAGAGTCGTTCTGATGGTGCATTGGCTTGTAATAGCTTTGCTCTCCGGCCTGGTCTTGTGTCAACGTCTGTTCCTCTTGGAGTATTTCTGCTCTCGTTAGAATAGCGCGGCTCCCTTCAACGCTCAGGTATCAGCAGAATGAGATGTGCCGGCGTCCTGTCATTACCgtttgtggcagcagaggccattgttgctg
Encoded here:
- the eif2s3 gene encoding eukaryotic translation initiation factor 2 subunit 3, with the translated sequence MAGDESGTTLGQPHLARQDLSSLDVSTLTPLSPEIISRQATINIGTIGHVAHGKSTVVKAISGVHTVRFKNELERNITIKLGYANAKVYKLDDPSCPRPECYRSCGSSTPDEFLSDIPGTKGSFKLVRHVSFVDCPGHDILMATMLNGAAVMDAALLLIAGNESCPQPQTSEHLAAIEIMKLKHILILQNKIDLVKESQAKEQYEQILAFVQGTVAEGAPIIPISAQLKYNIEVVCEYIVKKIPVPVRDFTSEPRLIVIRSFDVNKPGCEVDDLKGGVAGGSILKGVLKVGQEIEVRPGIVSKDQEGKLMCKPIFSKIVSLFAEHNDLQYAAPGGLIGVGTKIDPTLCRADRMVGQVLGAVGALPEIFTELEISYFLLRRLLGVRTEGDKKAAKVQKLSKNEVLMVNIGSLSTGGRVSAVKADLAKIVLTNPVCTEVGEKIALSRRVEKHWRLIGWGQIRRGVTITPTVDDD